A portion of the Candidatus Obscuribacterales bacterium genome contains these proteins:
- a CDS encoding OFA family MFS transporter, translating into MDSTSYRSNHRTDLTLFGRPAQQGRWFLIPLGMMVLLCLGTVYSWSIFRKPLENELGLSATQSLLPYTVALLCYAITMPIAGFYIPRLGTRWMTALGGVVIGVGYMLSSFTTSITAMVFTYGVIAGVGVGIAYGVPMVVMARWFSDRKGLAVGLTIVGFGLSPLVTAPLAKGLMDRYDVRPTLFALGLSFMLIIVAIATTMKLPPQGWQPTTVTAAATVKPASLKYPKTMLKSSSFYGLWLCYIIGTFVGLSAIGISSPVGEEIIQVEPGIAAASVSLFALFNGVSRPLFGWLCDRFQPRHIAIASYTLILVACILMVNAEQGQVVTYLVAFSLFWFCLGGWLALAPTTTLSLFNPDDYAQNYGIVFTAYGIGALLGTLVAGQLRDWLGSYTYVFYPMGALAIVGIGLAHVMLKRDRQIDSDQVS; encoded by the coding sequence ATGGATAGTACCAGCTACCGGTCAAACCACCGGACAGATCTCACCCTATTCGGTCGTCCTGCCCAGCAGGGGCGATGGTTTCTAATTCCCTTAGGAATGATGGTTTTACTGTGTCTAGGAACAGTCTACTCGTGGAGTATTTTCAGGAAACCCCTAGAGAATGAACTTGGCCTCTCCGCCACCCAGAGCCTCTTGCCCTACACCGTTGCCCTCCTTTGCTATGCCATCACCATGCCCATAGCCGGGTTCTATATTCCCCGACTGGGAACTCGCTGGATGACGGCTCTGGGCGGCGTTGTGATAGGTGTTGGCTATATGCTTTCTAGCTTTACGACCAGCATTACTGCCATGGTCTTCACCTATGGCGTGATTGCAGGGGTGGGAGTGGGGATTGCCTATGGTGTGCCTATGGTGGTGATGGCCCGATGGTTTTCCGATCGCAAGGGGCTGGCCGTAGGGTTAACGATTGTGGGCTTTGGACTATCTCCTTTAGTTACGGCTCCCCTCGCCAAAGGCCTCATGGATCGCTATGACGTACGGCCGACTCTGTTTGCGCTGGGGCTTAGCTTTATGCTGATTATTGTGGCGATCGCCACCACGATGAAACTGCCACCCCAAGGCTGGCAACCTACCACCGTTACTGCTGCCGCGACAGTTAAACCAGCGTCGCTCAAGTATCCCAAAACCATGCTCAAAAGCTCATCTTTTTATGGGCTGTGGCTATGCTACATTATCGGCACGTTTGTGGGACTCAGCGCCATTGGTATTTCTAGTCCAGTAGGCGAAGAAATTATCCAGGTTGAGCCAGGAATTGCAGCCGCTAGCGTATCTTTATTTGCTCTGTTTAATGGCGTGAGTCGTCCGTTGTTTGGGTGGTTGTGCGATCGCTTTCAGCCTCGTCATATCGCGATCGCCTCCTATACGCTGATCTTGGTTGCCTGTATTCTGATGGTCAATGCAGAACAAGGGCAAGTGGTGACCTATCTGGTTGCTTTCTCGCTGTTCTGGTTTTGTCTGGGCGGCTGGCTGGCCCTTGCGCCCACCACCACCCTGAGTCTGTTTAACCCCGATGACTATGCCCAAAACTATGGTATTGTCTTCACGGCCTACGGTATTGGTGCTCTGCTGGGTACGTTGGTGGCGGGGCAACTGCGAGATTGGTTAGGCAGCTATACCTATGTTTTTTATCCGATGGGCGCTTTGGCGATCGTGGGGATAGGACTAGCCCATGTCATGCTCAAACGAGATAGGCAGATAGATTCAGATCAGGTAAGCTAG
- the rnhA gene encoding ribonuclease HI, whose amino-acid sequence MVIESLYTDGACSGNPGPGGWAAIAYLVGGGVHELGGAAAHTTNNRMEIQGAIAALDLLLSSGQTDTVTLYTDSEYVKKGITAWIKGWKNKNWKTSTGKPVVNQDLWETLDELHQQVNQQLTRPLRWEVVRGHSGNEGNERCDVIARAFSLGRSPNMTQDARLMTTAEPKTPTKPDKTPKKVHKLLNDDRIEAQNTAGEREETIQSSSTIAQSFPPERTMADSSSAAYNDPSENLPRELRVVQLQNTVETLHMADEIAKQGYLITSAELADLMDVNASAVTSRGDNWVWRNWVVSRVRREGNQILWQLERVD is encoded by the coding sequence ATGGTCATTGAATCTCTCTATACCGATGGGGCCTGCTCCGGCAATCCGGGGCCGGGCGGATGGGCAGCGATCGCTTACCTAGTGGGTGGCGGCGTCCATGAACTGGGCGGTGCCGCCGCCCACACCACCAACAACCGCATGGAAATCCAAGGGGCGATCGCGGCACTAGATTTATTACTATCTTCAGGGCAAACCGACACCGTCACCCTCTACACCGATAGTGAATATGTGAAAAAGGGCATTACCGCTTGGATTAAGGGATGGAAAAACAAGAATTGGAAAACCTCCACCGGCAAACCCGTGGTCAATCAAGACCTATGGGAAACCCTAGATGAACTACACCAACAAGTGAATCAACAGCTTACCCGCCCGCTACGCTGGGAAGTGGTGCGTGGCCATAGCGGCAACGAAGGCAATGAGCGTTGTGACGTGATTGCCCGAGCCTTCTCCCTAGGGCGATCGCCCAACATGACCCAAGATGCCCGATTGATGACCACGGCTGAGCCGAAAACCCCTACAAAACCTGACAAAACCCCTAAAAAAGTTCACAAATTGTTGAATGATGACAGAATTGAGGCCCAAAACACTGCCGGAGAGCGAGAAGAAACGATACAATCCAGTAGCACAATTGCTCAATCCTTTCCACCTGAGCGCACCATGGCAGACTCTTCCTCAGCAGCATACAACGACCCATCTGAAAATCTCCCGCGTGAACTACGAGTCGTCCAACTCCAAAACACGGTGGAAACGTTGCACATGGCAGACGAAATTGCCAAGCAAGGCTACCTGATCACCAGTGCTGAACTGGCCGACTTGATGGACGTCAATGCCAGTGCAGTCACCAGCCGAGGTGATAACTGGGTGTGGCGAAATTGGGTGGTGTCGCGAGTGCGGCGCGAGGGCAACCAAATTCTTTGGCAACTGGAGCGGGTTGACTAA
- a CDS encoding GvpL/GvpF family gas vesicle protein, with product MYVYAFLKTPTTDLDLPEGLANSLNLVEQGVLSAVVESQLDPDTIRSGDERFQLQAILSHDRVLQDLFQQADVLPVPFGTFLVSLDALTQHLAAHQDVYVAKLQQVTHKAEYTLKAQLHPLVLEELPESAKGKDYFLAKKRRYQQQETYRNQQQEQLAGLLEAIAQLGCPYHHSEPKDGVERIHILGDRDDHASLQQQIEQWQIDCPLWELSLGAALPPYHFV from the coding sequence ATGTATGTTTATGCATTTCTCAAGACTCCCACGACGGACTTGGATTTGCCGGAAGGGTTAGCCAACTCTCTGAACTTGGTGGAACAGGGGGTTTTATCAGCGGTTGTTGAGAGTCAGCTTGATCCAGACACTATCCGTTCTGGGGATGAACGCTTTCAACTCCAGGCGATTTTGTCCCACGATCGCGTCTTGCAAGATCTCTTTCAACAGGCTGATGTATTACCAGTGCCTTTTGGGACATTTTTGGTATCTTTAGATGCTTTAACCCAACACCTTGCAGCCCATCAAGATGTCTATGTTGCTAAGCTACAGCAGGTGACTCATAAGGCGGAATATACTCTCAAGGCACAGCTTCATCCCTTGGTTTTAGAGGAGTTGCCGGAGTCAGCAAAGGGGAAAGATTACTTCCTGGCAAAAAAACGTCGCTATCAACAACAGGAAACCTATCGCAACCAGCAGCAGGAGCAACTGGCGGGACTGCTAGAGGCGATCGCTCAACTTGGCTGCCCCTATCACCATAGTGAGCCCAAAGACGGGGTGGAACGCATCCACATTTTGGGCGATCGCGATGATCATGCTTCTCTACAGCAGCAGATTGAGCAATGGCAGATCGATTGCCCGCTCTGGGAACTGTCTCTGGGGGCAGCACTGCCGCCTTACCATTTTGTGTAG
- the raiA gene encoding ribosome-associated translation inhibitor RaiA: MKLVIQGKNIDITDAIREYVHQKIEKAVSHFQSYTTEVDVHLSVARNPRINPKQTAEVTIYANGTVVRAEESSENLYASIDLVANKIARQLRKYKEKIQHKTRTPVKAAEVLPAITVSDELLTNRDVQLPEEVVRTKYFAMPPMTVHDALEQLQLVDHDFYMFRNAETDEINVIYERNHGGYGLLQPRNNNGHVTGKLAELAHQSP, encoded by the coding sequence ATGAAGCTTGTTATCCAGGGCAAAAATATCGATATCACTGATGCAATTCGTGAGTACGTACATCAGAAGATTGAGAAAGCCGTCAGCCACTTCCAGAGCTATACCACCGAGGTAGATGTTCATTTATCAGTGGCGCGCAACCCCCGGATAAATCCTAAGCAAACCGCAGAGGTGACAATCTATGCAAATGGTACCGTTGTTCGTGCTGAAGAGAGCAGTGAAAATCTCTACGCCAGCATTGATCTCGTAGCCAATAAAATTGCTCGTCAGCTCCGCAAGTATAAGGAGAAAATCCAGCACAAGACTCGCACTCCCGTCAAAGCGGCTGAGGTGCTGCCAGCGATTACCGTATCGGATGAACTCTTGACGAATCGAGATGTTCAGCTACCGGAGGAAGTTGTTCGTACGAAGTATTTCGCCATGCCGCCGATGACGGTGCATGATGCCCTTGAACAACTTCAGCTTGTTGACCACGACTTTTATATGTTCCGTAATGCCGAAACAGATGAAATTAACGTCATCTACGAACGCAACCACGGTGGGTATGGGTTGTTGCAGCCCCGCAACAATAATGGTCATGTCACAGGCAAACTGGCAGAATTGGCCCATCAATCTCCGTAA